From a single Gimesia fumaroli genomic region:
- a CDS encoding DUF1553 domain-containing protein: MKTLQKVTAVIVITGLFGLFLPEVSAKEAQPDQEGLDFFEKKIRPVLIQHCYECHSADSKNLKGSLLLDTKQGTIDGGDSGTALVPGKPAESLLLETMRYGEDSYQMPPKGKLPDDVIADFEKWIAMGAPDPRNETKKKQVKAEIDFEKAREFWSFQPPKSHPAPKVKQQNWPVNKIDSFILAAQEEQGFSPAPAAKKQTLVRRAYFDLIGLPPTPQEVEQFVKDSSPNAYARLIDRLLKSPHYGERWGRHWLDVARYAEDNTNMGPHNGPYPHAYRYRDWVIQALNDDMPYDEFVIRQLATDFLPETGPEDYPALGYMGLGPSYHKEVALSQVTLENRYADDWEDRVDSLCRGLLGLTMACARCHDHKYDPLTVEDYYGIAGVFASVRQTTRPIIPDEEVAKTQPARDKVEALTKTNTDLTAKIKALNKRNVVLKQEIKKAGKTEFALIAPRPDLKKQTTVTFPIPPEELKQNTALIAGYNKTIKANKAKAAEIKKATPGFDLPLADALTEEQVRVEEITEDRMKIVYYPNKPRDLNVFIRGNAGNLGELVPRRFVRVLSDENTEPFKNGSGRLELARSIASRDNPLTARVMVNRVWQHHFGEGLVDTPSNFGKTGSLPSHPELLDDLTVWFMNEGWSLKKLHRLIMLSATYRQSSNVVLTDAQKKQDPNNRLLSYFNRRRLEAEVYRDALLAAGNNLDATQAGPSGDIDDPTFHRRGIYANVSRHKLSTFLQSYDFPDPAIHAARRSKTTTPLQQLFVLNSPFVRQQAQQLAKRFEGESSEQRIDGVYQVLFSRAPTQKETQIGLQFIERAGLTDEPKPAVEQIPTFAGKRMRADVKELGDSYSVELWVKNQIPNDKRIITGYFFSRGKDSAAKAAGDHLGIAGKYRPNKAGRLFFYNGDQQRQSLFGNTVIKPGTWNHVVFIRDQQKIQVYLNGNPKPEIRGEAKPGYESGVSEVIIAGRNDNFSNFQGQLGAVALFNRVLSSSEVQKHFQSAKLEKDQLSHAEYVASILESDPLSCWPLRTDNPNLAQAADITDNNHDGIYEGRQVSDPKQLTPWQRYCQALLCSNEMMFVD, translated from the coding sequence ATGAAAACTTTGCAAAAAGTGACCGCTGTCATCGTAATCACAGGCCTGTTCGGTTTGTTCCTTCCGGAAGTTTCAGCGAAGGAAGCACAGCCGGATCAGGAAGGGCTCGATTTCTTTGAAAAGAAAATTCGTCCGGTTCTGATTCAGCATTGCTACGAATGTCATTCCGCCGACTCCAAAAATCTCAAAGGGAGTCTGCTGCTCGATACCAAGCAGGGAACCATTGACGGCGGAGATTCGGGAACGGCTCTCGTGCCGGGAAAACCTGCCGAAAGTCTGCTACTGGAAACAATGCGTTATGGTGAAGACAGTTATCAGATGCCTCCCAAGGGGAAGCTGCCTGATGATGTGATCGCGGATTTTGAAAAATGGATCGCGATGGGGGCCCCCGACCCGCGTAACGAAACAAAAAAGAAACAGGTCAAAGCAGAAATTGATTTTGAGAAGGCACGAGAATTCTGGTCTTTTCAGCCGCCTAAGTCTCATCCGGCTCCCAAGGTCAAACAACAGAATTGGCCTGTGAACAAGATCGATTCCTTCATTCTTGCGGCTCAGGAAGAGCAAGGTTTTTCTCCTGCTCCGGCTGCGAAGAAGCAAACACTCGTTCGCCGTGCCTATTTCGATTTAATCGGACTGCCTCCGACTCCACAAGAAGTGGAACAGTTTGTCAAAGACAGTTCTCCCAATGCCTATGCCCGTCTGATTGATCGCCTGCTCAAGTCGCCGCATTATGGGGAACGCTGGGGACGGCACTGGCTGGATGTGGCACGGTATGCAGAAGACAATACGAATATGGGACCACACAATGGGCCTTATCCGCACGCGTATCGCTATCGTGACTGGGTGATTCAGGCATTGAATGACGATATGCCTTACGATGAATTTGTTATCCGTCAGTTGGCGACCGACTTTCTGCCGGAGACGGGGCCGGAAGACTATCCTGCTCTGGGATATATGGGGCTAGGGCCTTCGTATCATAAAGAGGTCGCATTATCACAGGTCACTCTGGAAAACCGTTATGCAGATGACTGGGAAGACCGCGTGGACAGTTTGTGTCGTGGTTTACTGGGGCTGACGATGGCGTGTGCCCGTTGTCATGATCATAAGTATGATCCGCTGACAGTTGAAGATTATTATGGCATCGCTGGTGTGTTCGCATCGGTACGTCAGACGACACGGCCGATTATCCCCGATGAAGAAGTCGCGAAAACGCAGCCTGCGCGAGACAAGGTGGAGGCGTTGACCAAAACCAATACGGATCTGACTGCAAAAATTAAAGCGTTAAATAAACGGAATGTGGTTCTGAAACAGGAAATCAAAAAAGCGGGCAAGACGGAATTCGCGTTGATCGCACCCCGTCCCGATTTGAAGAAACAGACGACAGTCACATTTCCGATTCCGCCAGAAGAACTGAAACAGAACACAGCTTTGATAGCCGGTTACAATAAGACAATTAAAGCGAACAAAGCAAAAGCGGCAGAAATCAAGAAGGCGACTCCGGGCTTTGATCTTCCACTGGCTGATGCGCTGACGGAAGAGCAAGTGCGAGTGGAAGAGATTACTGAAGACCGGATGAAGATTGTCTATTATCCGAACAAACCACGCGATTTGAACGTGTTTATTCGCGGGAATGCCGGAAACCTCGGAGAACTAGTGCCGCGCCGTTTTGTACGCGTGCTGTCTGATGAGAATACTGAGCCATTCAAGAACGGCAGTGGTCGTTTGGAATTAGCACGGAGCATTGCCAGTCGGGACAATCCATTGACGGCACGCGTGATGGTGAATCGAGTCTGGCAGCATCATTTCGGCGAAGGTCTGGTCGATACGCCGAGTAATTTTGGCAAAACCGGTTCCCTGCCCAGCCATCCCGAACTGTTGGATGATCTGACAGTCTGGTTTATGAACGAAGGTTGGTCGCTGAAGAAGTTACATCGTTTAATCATGCTGTCAGCGACGTATCGTCAATCGTCAAACGTTGTGTTGACCGATGCACAGAAGAAGCAGGATCCGAATAATCGTCTGCTGTCCTACTTCAATCGCCGACGTCTGGAAGCAGAAGTTTATCGTGATGCTTTATTGGCCGCGGGAAATAATCTGGATGCCACCCAGGCGGGGCCTTCGGGGGATATTGATGATCCGACGTTTCATCGGCGTGGAATTTATGCCAATGTTTCCCGACATAAATTGAGTACGTTTCTGCAGTCATACGATTTTCCTGATCCTGCGATTCATGCCGCCCGCCGTTCGAAGACAACGACACCGTTACAGCAGCTGTTTGTCTTAAACTCTCCGTTTGTGAGACAGCAGGCACAGCAGTTAGCAAAGCGATTTGAAGGAGAATCATCGGAACAACGAATTGACGGTGTCTATCAAGTATTATTCTCCCGGGCTCCAACACAGAAGGAAACGCAGATTGGTTTGCAGTTTATCGAACGGGCTGGTCTGACTGATGAACCCAAGCCTGCTGTGGAGCAGATTCCTACCTTTGCCGGCAAGCGAATGAGAGCCGATGTAAAAGAACTGGGCGATTCTTATTCAGTTGAGCTCTGGGTTAAAAATCAGATTCCCAATGACAAACGCATCATCACAGGCTATTTCTTCTCTCGCGGGAAAGACTCTGCTGCGAAGGCGGCGGGTGATCATCTGGGGATTGCCGGCAAGTATCGACCGAACAAAGCGGGCCGCCTGTTTTTCTATAATGGAGATCAACAGCGGCAGTCGTTGTTTGGTAACACGGTGATCAAGCCGGGTACGTGGAATCATGTGGTTTTCATTCGAGATCAGCAGAAGATTCAGGTGTATCTGAACGGGAATCCGAAACCGGAAATCAGAGGTGAAGCAAAGCCGGGATATGAATCGGGGGTTTCCGAAGTCATTATCGCCGGTCGGAACGACAATTTCTCGAATTTCCAAGGACAGCTCGGCGCGGTAGCGCTGTTCAACCGGGTGTTGAGCTCAAGTGAAGTTCAGAAGCATTTTCAGTCGGCGAAACTTGAGAAAGATCAGTTATCGCACGCAGAATATGTAGCTTCGATTTTAGAGTCAGACCCTCTCTCCTGCTGGCCTTTACGGACGGACAATCCGAATCTGGCGCAAGCCGCTGATATTACAGATAATAATCATGATGGCATCTACGAAGGCCGCCAAGTGAGCGACCCGAAGCAACTTACTCCCTGGCAGCGCTATTGTCAGGCATTGTTGTGCAGTAATGAAATGATGTTTGTTGACTGA
- a CDS encoding DUF1501 domain-containing protein, whose translation MINSNSQNVFSRRKMLQSVGGGFGMMSLAGMLAASEASAATKKNPRQTPHFAPKAKRVIFLFMSGGPSQVDTFDPKPALKKYAGQRPKSADIRTASKTMGLLPSPVKFINAGKSGIPVSEHFQHLSKHVDDMAIIRSMHTDFPNHAPALCMMNLGTLTPTRPSLGSWLTYGLGTENQNLPGFLALCPGKPVVGPKLWGSAFLPGKHQATHINNKDLSPEQMIPYLKNEALSSSEQKKQLDLVQAINKQHLSSRAGDNELETRIKSMELAYRMQFAATDAFDISLEPEKLQEAYGKSEFSKACLLARRLSERGVRFVQVYYGNRQPWDTHSNHDKSNERLCKDIDQPIAQLMTDLKQRGLLDETLIVWGGEFGRTPTAQGGINGRDHNPFGFCMWMAGGGIKGGTIHGASDEFGFRAMQDKVHVHDLHATILHLMGINHERLTYHYSGRDFRLTDVAGEVVQNIIA comes from the coding sequence ATGATCAATTCCAATTCGCAGAATGTATTCAGCCGCCGAAAAATGCTCCAGAGTGTTGGGGGCGGTTTTGGGATGATGAGTCTGGCCGGAATGCTGGCGGCTTCAGAAGCTTCTGCAGCTACGAAAAAGAATCCACGGCAAACGCCGCATTTTGCTCCCAAAGCAAAGCGTGTGATATTCCTGTTTATGAGCGGCGGTCCTTCCCAGGTGGATACGTTTGACCCGAAGCCGGCTTTGAAGAAATATGCGGGCCAGCGTCCGAAATCGGCTGACATTCGCACGGCTTCCAAAACGATGGGGCTGCTGCCTTCGCCGGTAAAATTCATCAATGCCGGGAAGTCAGGAATTCCCGTTTCCGAGCATTTTCAGCATCTTTCGAAACATGTCGACGATATGGCGATCATTCGTTCGATGCATACCGACTTTCCCAATCATGCCCCTGCTCTGTGTATGATGAACCTGGGAACCTTAACACCGACACGGCCCAGCCTTGGTTCCTGGCTGACATACGGGCTGGGGACCGAGAATCAGAATCTGCCCGGCTTCCTGGCGTTGTGTCCGGGGAAACCGGTGGTGGGACCAAAATTATGGGGGAGCGCATTTTTACCTGGAAAGCATCAGGCGACTCACATCAATAATAAAGATCTATCTCCAGAGCAGATGATTCCCTACCTGAAGAATGAAGCGCTCTCTTCCAGCGAACAAAAAAAGCAGCTGGACTTGGTGCAGGCAATTAATAAGCAACATCTTTCATCTCGCGCCGGCGATAATGAACTGGAGACGCGGATCAAGTCGATGGAGCTGGCCTATCGAATGCAGTTTGCTGCGACCGATGCGTTCGATATTTCACTTGAGCCTGAGAAACTGCAAGAGGCATATGGTAAGAGTGAGTTCTCGAAGGCCTGTTTGTTGGCGCGCCGATTAAGTGAGCGTGGCGTACGGTTCGTGCAGGTCTATTACGGAAATCGTCAACCCTGGGATACACACAGTAATCACGATAAGAGCAACGAACGTTTGTGCAAAGATATCGATCAGCCGATTGCACAATTGATGACAGACCTGAAGCAACGCGGATTGCTGGATGAGACGTTGATTGTCTGGGGGGGCGAATTCGGTCGAACCCCCACGGCGCAAGGTGGGATAAATGGCCGCGATCATAATCCGTTTGGCTTCTGCATGTGGATGGCAGGAGGCGGTATCAAAGGAGGGACCATTCATGGTGCCTCGGATGAATTCGGGTTCCGGGCGATGCAGGATAAAGTTCACGTCCATGATCTGCATGCGACAATCCTGCATCTGATGGGAATCAATCATGAACGATTGACCTATCATTATTCCGGACGTGATTTCCGTCTGACAGATGTGGCGGGCGAAGTTGTTCAAAATATCATTGCCTGA
- a CDS encoding GntR family transcriptional regulator: MSTTNLPGSFSMVPRGNIREVVVQRILTAVIRGEFPIGHRMVIQNLAEQFGVSATPVREALVELASIGIVENLPNRGAVMREFGVTQIREIYQLRRILEVEAVQTACGKIEPRLLAELSEQFTAIAKEPRDASWSQKAMALDIRLHSLIAEHCGSVRLQDELRRYNTLIQAIREVVDNESQAQEKALSDHAAIIKALQKNDCDKAASEMEQHIRNTANLVEKLMQDRLQTK, translated from the coding sequence ATGTCGACAACCAATCTACCCGGATCATTTTCAATGGTTCCCCGAGGAAATATCCGCGAGGTTGTTGTTCAGAGAATTCTGACGGCTGTCATTCGAGGTGAATTTCCGATTGGTCATCGGATGGTGATTCAAAATCTGGCTGAGCAATTCGGGGTGAGTGCGACTCCCGTGCGCGAAGCGCTGGTGGAACTGGCTTCGATCGGGATTGTTGAGAATCTACCAAATCGCGGGGCCGTGATGCGTGAATTTGGCGTCACACAGATCCGTGAAATTTACCAACTGCGTCGGATTCTTGAAGTGGAAGCGGTACAGACGGCGTGTGGGAAAATTGAGCCGCGATTACTGGCTGAACTGTCAGAGCAATTTACTGCCATCGCGAAAGAGCCTCGTGATGCAAGCTGGTCGCAGAAGGCAATGGCTTTGGATATCCGATTACATAGTCTGATCGCCGAGCATTGTGGGAGTGTGCGGCTGCAGGATGAACTACGTCGCTACAACACGCTGATTCAGGCGATCCGAGAAGTCGTTGATAATGAGAGTCAGGCTCAGGAGAAAGCATTATCAGATCATGCGGCGATCATTAAAGCCTTGCAGAAAAATGATTGCGACAAAGCCGCTTCGGAAATGGAACAGCATATCCGGAATACGGCGAATCTGGTTGAGAAACTGATGCAGGACCGATTGCAGACTAAGTAA
- a CDS encoding carboxypeptidase-like regulatory domain-containing protein, whose amino-acid sequence MFFSQYFARQEFLLLLLVLGLAVGCSSASLDIPDTASVKGTVTYKGEPLKRASIVFSTTATKPSMNATINAITDEKGQFELKSYFGARTEKKGVIPGTYKVTVLKMVPPGKMTEAEYQAKVTEADRIVSGGGVLTQTQTPPELKQLIPRQYSDVTVSELEATVVADQENEFQFDLK is encoded by the coding sequence ATGTTTTTCTCGCAGTACTTCGCCCGACAAGAATTTCTGCTTCTCCTGCTCGTCCTCGGCTTAGCAGTTGGTTGCTCGTCTGCATCTCTTGATATTCCTGATACCGCCTCCGTCAAAGGGACCGTGACCTACAAGGGAGAGCCGCTCAAACGGGCTTCGATTGTTTTTTCCACTACTGCCACGAAACCCTCAATGAATGCCACTATCAATGCGATCACGGATGAAAAAGGGCAATTCGAGCTCAAATCCTATTTTGGTGCGCGCACGGAAAAAAAAGGAGTGATTCCAGGAACATACAAAGTCACCGTTTTGAAAATGGTCCCGCCGGGGAAAATGACGGAAGCGGAATACCAGGCCAAAGTAACAGAAGCAGATCGGATTGTGTCGGGGGGTGGAGTCCTCACACAGACGCAAACACCACCGGAATTGAAGCAACTGATTCCGCGTCAGTACTCTGACGTGACAGTCTCAGAACTGGAAGCAACGGTTGTCGCAGATCAGGAAAACGAGTTTCAATTTGATTTGAAATAA
- a CDS encoding DUF1559 domain-containing protein produces MWLSRPQKHHGFTLIELLVVIAIIAILIALLLPAVQQAREAARRSTCKNNLKQLGLALHNYHDTFGVFVHMMGGTANGRCFGGSPVTDGCGTGSFGTGNESRVSGFIGLLPYIDQAPLFNQISSPLGSYPAFGSSRDDGGYAPWKVKLTLILCPSNPAPATYRNFGWTVPQSYVFCMGDTINNWGVRNTRGMFGFQSSTRMRDIIDGSSNTIMLAERGIYSGNDRDVRGLAANGISSVLTAPNTCFATASGGLYNAGQSVQRDRHMGGMWQHGQPHFAGFCTVLPPNSPSCMSNTHGDSWALASSSSYHEGGAHILMADGAVRFISENIDTGNLGAAPATTGPSNYGVWGALGTKQGRETIGEF; encoded by the coding sequence ATGTGGTTATCCAGACCTCAAAAACATCACGGGTTTACACTAATCGAATTACTGGTTGTCATAGCCATTATCGCGATTTTAATTGCCCTCCTGCTCCCGGCGGTTCAACAGGCACGCGAAGCAGCACGTCGATCGACCTGTAAAAACAATCTGAAACAGTTAGGTCTGGCGTTACACAACTACCATGATACATTTGGCGTTTTTGTCCACATGATGGGAGGGACTGCCAATGGTCGCTGTTTTGGTGGATCTCCTGTCACAGATGGATGTGGAACGGGTTCGTTTGGCACTGGAAACGAAAGTCGTGTCAGCGGATTTATTGGGTTATTGCCATACATTGATCAGGCACCATTGTTCAATCAAATTTCCTCGCCTCTGGGAAGTTACCCGGCATTTGGTTCATCTAGAGACGATGGTGGCTATGCCCCCTGGAAAGTCAAGCTCACTTTAATTCTTTGTCCATCCAATCCTGCCCCAGCCACGTATCGCAACTTCGGATGGACAGTTCCCCAGAGCTATGTCTTCTGTATGGGAGACACCATCAACAACTGGGGCGTCCGAAACACCCGCGGTATGTTTGGATTTCAGTCCAGCACCCGAATGCGTGATATTATCGATGGCAGCAGCAACACCATTATGCTGGCAGAGCGGGGCATCTACTCCGGAAATGACCGTGACGTTCGCGGACTCGCCGCCAATGGGATCAGTTCCGTTTTGACAGCCCCCAACACCTGCTTTGCCACCGCCAGTGGCGGACTTTACAACGCCGGACAAAGCGTCCAGCGAGACAGACACATGGGTGGCATGTGGCAACACGGACAACCCCATTTTGCCGGTTTCTGCACAGTACTCCCCCCGAACAGTCCTTCCTGTATGTCCAACACGCACGGCGACAGCTGGGCTCTCGCCAGTTCCAGCAGCTACCACGAAGGCGGTGCCCATATCCTGATGGCAGATGGTGCAGTCCGTTTCATCAGTGAAAATATCGATACTGGAAACCTGGGAGCAGCTCCTGCCACCACAGGTCCCAGCAACTATGGCGTCTGGGGCGCCCTCGGTACCAAACAGGGGCGCGAGACGATCGGCGAGTTTTAA
- a CDS encoding HNH endonuclease, with product MVVSTLQRPTLILNRNWQPVGVTTVARAVVKIWNETARVVDPADYQTYSWSDWAQFQPEDNELSIQSSHSRFRVPEVITLLKYDRVPRNVVTFSRRNVFKRDRFTCQYCGCQPGSEELTIDHVLPRSQGGETSWENCVLACVECNSCKAAHTPRQAGMKLLKEPVRPKWKPFYAMQSIRIDSWSRFISETYWNVELES from the coding sequence ATGGTGGTATCAACGCTGCAGCGACCAACGCTGATACTCAATCGGAACTGGCAACCGGTTGGTGTGACAACGGTGGCACGTGCTGTGGTTAAAATCTGGAATGAAACGGCACGCGTGGTTGACCCTGCCGACTACCAGACCTACTCCTGGTCGGATTGGGCACAGTTCCAGCCCGAAGATAATGAATTATCGATCCAGAGCAGTCATTCCCGATTTCGGGTACCTGAAGTGATCACTCTGTTGAAGTACGATCGGGTGCCTCGCAATGTAGTCACATTCAGCCGGCGTAACGTTTTTAAACGTGACCGGTTTACCTGTCAGTATTGCGGTTGCCAACCCGGTAGTGAAGAACTGACGATCGACCACGTGCTGCCACGTTCCCAAGGTGGTGAGACCTCTTGGGAAAACTGTGTGCTGGCGTGTGTTGAATGCAATTCGTGTAAGGCGGCTCATACGCCTCGTCAGGCAGGGATGAAGCTGTTGAAAGAACCAGTGCGTCCCAAGTGGAAGCCATTTTACGCGATGCAAAGCATTCGAATTGACAGCTGGTCCCGGTTCATCAGTGAAACATACTGGAATGTAGAACTGGAATCATAA